One window of the Pieris rapae chromosome 11, ilPieRapa1.1, whole genome shotgun sequence genome contains the following:
- the LOC111002026 gene encoding uncharacterized protein LOC111002026, with protein sequence MKVLLLLVCVAVVAAKPTTEDEVMGSVVGVVKSCAEKDVSLCLKEKALKYAENLASAREISITDGVTLIGTGSSRGARSFEPLSEEPRAREDQVESRLLDAAAEFLENHVIQLRVPKGTVDDVKRSLEEGRGKKKKLKQLLPIFALLQLKIQSLIPLFLGIIAFAAVKGLLLAKAALLASALLLLKKLLSKHEHHESYEVVAHPHHEEHFAHASPHGGWGRSQDAQEMAYNAYSN encoded by the exons ATGAAGGTCTTACTACTGTTAGTCTGTGTGGCGGTGGTAGCAGCGAAACCAACGACCGAAGATGAAGTCATGGGATCAGTTGTTGGGGTTGTCAAAAGTTGCGCAGAAAAAGATGTATCCTTGTGTTTAAAG GAAAAAGCTTTGAAATACGCAGAGAACCTGGCATCAGCACGTGAAATTAGCATCACCGATGGCGTGACCCTCATTGGTACTGGTTCATCACGAGGCGCACGATCTTTCGAACCCCTATCTGAAGAGCCTAGGGCAAGAGAAGACCAAGTGGAATCGAGACTACTCGATGCTGCTGCTGAGTTCTTGGAGAACCACGTGATCCAGCTACGAGTACCGAAAGGAACAGTTGATGACGTCAAGAGGTCTCTTGAGGAAG GTCGTGGAAAGAAGAAGAAGTTGAAGCAACTCCTTCCCATCTTCGCTCTCCTCCAGTTAAAGATCCAGTCTCTCATCCCTCTGTTCCTTGGAATCATTGCGTTTGCAGCTGTCAAAGGATTGTTGCTTGCCAAGGCTGCCCTCCTGGCATCTGCTCTTCTGTTGTTGAAGAAACTTCTCTCAAAACATGAGCACCATGAGAGTTACGAg GTCGTGGCCCACCCTCACCATGAGGAGCACTTCGCCCACGCCAGCCCCCACGGCGGTTGGGGAAGATCTCAGGACGCCCAAGAAATGGCCTACAATGCCTACTCCAACTGA
- the LOC111002019 gene encoding uncharacterized protein LOC111002019: MWRTVILFTFAVCTALPAQDSGHTDNDLDGIGDCLRKESTSCLKYKFFSFVDKMIGQKETFALTDGVTVVRAADAPPATGAPRALDPVSRLQNYFETHSLRVEVKGSDVIDTVSSVGRALEDTVSSFDDSDVSEESRGKKKKAAKILGPLIAAVVLKMMALLPLAIGAIALIAGKALLIGKLALVLSAIIGLKKLLSQQKHVTYEVVAHPHHSTSHTSSHDYGGATGYGGDTASYSSGSGHGSGWGRALDAQSLAYTAQKPT; encoded by the coding sequence ATGTGGAGGACGGTTATTCTATTCACATTCGCGGTTTGCACCGCCCTCCCCGCCCAAGACTCAGGGCACACTGACAATGATCTTGACGGGATCGGTGACTGCCTCCGAAAGGAATCCACATCATGTCTCAAGTACAAATTCTTCTCTTTTGTAGACAAAATGATCGGACAGAAGGAAACGTTCGCTTTGACAGATGGCGTGACTGTCGTAAGAGCAGCAGATGCACCACCAGCCACAGGTGCTCCCAGAGCCTTAGACCCGGTATCCAGACTACAGAACTACTTTGAAACACATTCATTGCGCGTTGAAGTTAAAGGATCTGACGTCATAGACACAGTTTCAAGTGTGGGTCGAGCATTGGAAGACACGGTATCTTCGTTTGACGACAGTGATGTATCAGAGGAATCAAGAGGCAAGAAAAAGAAAGCGGCGAAGATTCTCGGGCCCCTAATTGCAGCCGTTGTGTTGAAAATGATGGCTTTACTGCCATTAGCGATTGGTGCTATCGCCTTAATCGCTGGTAAAGCGTTGTTGATAGGAAAGTTGGCGTTGGTCTTGTCTGCGATAATTGGATTGAAGAAGCTGCTGTCACAACAAAAGCATGTTACTTATGAGGTCGTAGCACATCCTCACCATTCTACAAGTCATACTTCGAGCCATGATTACGGTGGTGCAACTGGGTATGGAGGTGACACAGCCAGTTATAGCAGTGGTTCAGGTCACGGAAGCGGCTGGGGGCGTGCCTTAGACGCGCAAAGTCTAGCTTACACCGCGCAAAAGCCTACTTAA
- the LOC111002014 gene encoding uncharacterized protein LOC111002014, protein MFRKIVMLALCSGTYALLDSDIDLADGVKLVNVPISNSLEESGRSLGDSMLFRMAKFLQGHELHVKLPNLIEKDKLSRVFQESLKVVDESYKESNGTGRGKGDGGGSMALLGLMFAKTLGAAGIGGLGLLTMKALAVSALALLLSAIVGVKKLTSHDDHDDHQVIYAGHHGHHRRRREIITPLPYQGWTEYQN, encoded by the exons ATGTTCCGGAAAATCGTGATGCTCGCCCTTTGTTCGGGTACATACGCGTTACTCGACAGTGATATTGATTTAGCCGATGGGGTGAAATTAGTAAATGTGCCTATATCTAATAGCTTGGAGGAATCTGGGCGATCGCTCGGCGATTCTATGTTGTTTAGAATGGCGAAGTTTCTACAAGGACATGAGTTGCACGTAAAATTGCCGAATCTGATCGAAAAGGATAAGCTTAGTCGGGTTTTCCAGGAATCACTGAAGGTTGTTGACGAGTCGTATAAGGAAAGCAATG GTACAGGGCGTGGTAAGGGCGATGGCGGAGGTTCAATGGCCTTATTAGGGCTCATGTTCGCGAAAACCCTAGGGGCTGCTGGAATCGGCGGTTTGGGATTGCTCACGATGAAG GCGTTAGCAGTGTCAGCCCTCGCTTTATTGCTGTCAGCGATTGTTGGTGTCAAGAAGTTGACCTCTCATGATGATCACGACGATCACCAGGTGATATACGCTGGCCACCATGGTCATCATAGACGGAGACGAGAAATAATCACACCTCTGCCATACCAGGGATGGACTGAGTACCagaattaa